A stretch of the Teredinibacter haidensis genome encodes the following:
- a CDS encoding HmuY family protein — MKFLKIGVFMAISAALFACGGSGSDSSTEPTPTPEPTPEPGVINGPFSTGTTSDPNFVYFDMDAGEVLLLTEEEAAASDDWDIAFKRTKIYLNAAASTPVAAYFTGNNAEFYDADGGVVDSEFMAATAESELSDFTGVSAADIPAADAFSVDSEELIIGGGFYSYDSTSHIVSAAENEYFIVQSDGDFSKIRAKEITTAGRTMASIVLGVAHQNVAAGDESFMAEVDITLDAVACTSDLWIDLDTQQAVGESDEWDVRFPCITVEANTGAAFELHIAEDASGVHDSAEGYSGITASAAAYYGFEPNVKQVRFFDDNAWYQYNLNGLHQLWSQFGVYLIKTEAATYKVQITSYYNADGDSGNYSFRFESL, encoded by the coding sequence ATGAAATTTTTAAAAATAGGTGTATTCATGGCCATAAGCGCCGCTCTATTTGCTTGTGGAGGATCCGGTAGTGATAGTTCAACTGAGCCGACGCCAACACCGGAGCCAACACCAGAGCCCGGAGTGATAAATGGGCCATTTTCAACCGGTACGACGTCGGATCCAAATTTTGTCTACTTCGACATGGATGCCGGTGAAGTGCTACTGCTGACGGAAGAAGAAGCAGCCGCCAGTGACGATTGGGATATTGCCTTTAAGCGCACAAAAATTTATTTAAACGCCGCAGCAAGTACACCGGTAGCGGCTTACTTTACGGGTAACAACGCCGAATTTTACGATGCCGATGGCGGCGTGGTGGACAGCGAGTTTATGGCTGCGACGGCCGAGTCGGAGTTGTCGGATTTTACTGGAGTAAGCGCTGCGGATATTCCCGCTGCGGATGCGTTTTCCGTGGATTCTGAAGAGCTGATTATCGGCGGAGGTTTTTATAGTTACGACAGCACAAGCCATATCGTCAGCGCTGCAGAAAATGAATACTTTATAGTGCAGTCGGATGGTGATTTCAGCAAAATTCGCGCAAAGGAAATAACCACTGCCGGGCGAACGATGGCCAGTATTGTGTTGGGTGTTGCTCACCAGAACGTTGCGGCGGGTGATGAATCATTTATGGCAGAAGTGGATATTACTCTGGATGCTGTAGCCTGTACGTCGGATCTGTGGATTGATTTAGATACGCAGCAGGCCGTGGGTGAAAGTGATGAGTGGGATGTGCGATTCCCCTGTATCACCGTTGAAGCCAACACTGGAGCTGCCTTCGAATTGCATATCGCCGAAGATGCTTCCGGCGTGCACGACTCGGCTGAAGGTTATAGCGGTATTACAGCCTCTGCAGCGGCTTATTATGGTTTCGAACCGAATGTTAAGCAGGTTCGCTTCTTCGATGACAACGCTTGGTACCAGTACAACCTTAATGGCCTTCATCAGCTGTGGTCTCAGTTCGGCGTTTACCTTATTAAAACGGAAGCGGCCACCTATAAAGTGCAAATTACCAGTTACTACAATGCCGACGGTGACTCAGGTAATTATAGCTTCCGCTTTGAATCGCTTTAA
- the pilV gene encoding type IV pilus modification protein PilV, translating into MNSQRNNGSSLIETLVALIVLGAGLLVVLSMQVKSVSYLKDASLHSQASFLASDIYEGMLTTPSAINAYFIKYADPAPAKPDCIQVSSDCKPIDMASWNVHNWRSNVASLLPGGRGEISSESGQIVIRIEFETGSNVDGSRQTQEYTLITDV; encoded by the coding sequence ATGAATAGTCAACGTAATAACGGTTCATCGCTGATTGAAACGCTCGTGGCGCTCATTGTACTGGGGGCGGGTTTGTTGGTTGTGCTATCCATGCAGGTGAAGTCGGTATCTTATTTAAAAGATGCTTCTTTACACTCTCAGGCGTCTTTTTTGGCAAGTGATATTTATGAAGGCATGCTGACAACGCCCAGTGCTATTAATGCCTATTTTATTAAGTACGCGGATCCTGCCCCCGCTAAACCCGACTGTATTCAAGTCAGTTCCGATTGTAAGCCGATAGATATGGCGAGCTGGAATGTGCATAACTGGCGCAGCAATGTCGCAAGCCTATTGCCGGGTGGCCGTGGCGAAATATCCTCGGAGAGCGGCCAGATTGTTATACGTATTGAATTTGAAACCGGCAGTAATGTTGATGGTTCTCGTCAAACACAAGAATACACATTGATAACGGATGTTTAG
- a CDS encoding MotA/TolQ/ExbB proton channel family protein: MGSHFFAGFFMIRFLEDMMYQMSDFFLAPVLILLALLFVYSLFALGGFGAMAWQRLQAKVQFDAIGGGPRVSPRSVSGYPLAQLWLNNPSISQDELDVSALKQLESVRLVSRIAPMLGLIATMVPMGPALKSLSNGNVQGISDNLIVAFSAVIFGLVIATITFWIATIKKRWLAVELVQLAELKQRSEPVPGDAIREAA; this comes from the coding sequence ATGGGCAGTCATTTTTTTGCAGGCTTTTTTATGATTCGCTTTCTTGAAGATATGATGTATCAGATGTCCGATTTTTTTCTTGCACCGGTTCTGATTTTACTGGCGCTGCTGTTTGTTTACAGTCTATTTGCTTTAGGTGGTTTTGGCGCTATGGCGTGGCAGCGACTACAGGCAAAAGTGCAATTCGACGCTATCGGGGGAGGGCCGCGTGTTAGCCCGCGTAGCGTTTCAGGTTACCCACTTGCACAGCTCTGGTTAAATAATCCTTCAATCTCACAGGACGAGCTAGACGTAAGTGCCTTAAAACAGCTGGAATCCGTGCGTCTGGTGAGCCGTATTGCTCCCATGCTTGGGCTTATTGCGACCATGGTTCCTATGGGGCCGGCACTTAAAAGTCTGTCCAATGGCAACGTGCAAGGCATTAGCGACAATTTAATTGTTGCGTTTTCCGCTGTTATATTTGGGCTGGTCATTGCGACCATAACTTTCTGGATTGCCACCATCAAAAAACGCTGGCTTGCAGTAGAGTTGGTTCAGCTGGCAGAGCTAAAACAGCGAAGTGAGCCGGTACCTGGAGACGCGATCCGTGAAGCTGCTTGA
- a CDS encoding DUF2149 domain-containing protein — protein sequence MKLLDEDESSNPALSVINLVDVFLVLVAALLIAIAQNPLNPFLDEKVTVIKNAGQPDMEVLIKDGKKIERYKSSGKIGAGEGVKAGTAYKMDDGSIVYIPESVDSPQ from the coding sequence GTGAAGCTGCTTGATGAAGATGAATCATCCAACCCCGCCTTATCCGTTATCAATCTCGTTGATGTTTTCTTAGTGTTGGTGGCCGCACTACTTATTGCCATTGCACAGAACCCGTTGAATCCATTTCTGGATGAAAAAGTCACGGTTATTAAAAACGCGGGCCAGCCGGATATGGAGGTGTTGATTAAGGACGGGAAAAAAATAGAGCGTTATAAGAGTAGCGGAAAAATAGGTGCAGGAGAGGGGGTGAAGGCTGGGACGGCTTATAAGATGGACGATGGCTCTATCGTTTATATCCCCGAATCAGTCGATAGTCCTCAATAA
- the cobN gene encoding cobaltochelatase subunit CobN gives MKLLKMMAMLVVAGFSFMLATDSVAVGEKVLFVSGSHSNKAKVTLLKDMAEKRQFLIEQISEKALADKAESRAFLEGYNLVILDAVSERTSKSTYLKYAPQLQNLKAKVLAIRAPALTALRANISDTHARRLFDYYDNGGVDNFERMVAYIRLRIFDSSQARVEAPIIFPSMGIYHPNSPSLIFNSLVAYEEWQAARTVKRSSTSLRVGVMLQRSLIESAQTDVVDAAIAALEAKGAIVVPFYFQLSPVAKDYRDLLQEDGKTVVDTIINFRSIHWANKRKTEFENLGVPVVQALTYYDGDQKAWESSLSGISAGMMAFTLVLPETAGVIDPTIIAAIDPSTHKAQVIDYQLEHLVNRVLNYARLAHLPNSEKKLTVMFWGDRDMGASFLNVPESLGAIGKELNQHGYRVSAEPSEFYIERVNQVLDPFYREYQLDKLLEQDLADLFPVAIYKEWLATLPGERVQSINDFWGAPEDNFMVVERKGERFFVIPRIRNGNMLIMRQPPRSDDAEQELGMYHKTTIPMNHYYLAAYFYAREVWSSDAFIHLGTHGSQEYLPGKERGLSRYDGGNLAVGDVPVMYPFIVDDVGEAMQTKRRGNAVVISHMTPPYAAAGLQGVTADIHELMHEYKALDEGGVKQKTAQQIQQLCIEKDLCKDFGWTSEDISGDFNGFLETLHNYLAELAAENQPLGLHRFGLLAEHRLQASTVVQMLGREFLELANEYETELSEDRAGHAHSDTLTDENHDAVFQLSDTPVENLPGYFVVSEYVMNGAALDELPEALQPHIERGREYFSNMQSIQELPNLLRGLSGKYVRVKTGGDPVRHPESLPTGFNLYGFDPSRLPTKAAFAQGKELVEQAINDYRQKHGRYPDKLAFSLWSIEAMRHYGVLESQALYAMGVEPVWSDDGRVIDTQIIAAGKLKRPRVDVVLSATGLYRDAFPNVMQRLAKAIQQVAELKEEGNSLWDNSQKIKSQLLTEGIDEAEAQYLSTVRIFSNASGDYGSGVDGPIFNSETWETDAKIADTYLGRMGYYFGADSGRWGQQAEGLYGKQLSGTDIALFSRSSNLYGMITSDDPFEYFGSLALAVRNLDGQSPEMLISNLRDVNNSKLESASTFMAKELRSRNFNSRWISQMQKEGYSGAVAMASHLANFWGWQVVDPNIVRDDQWQDFFEIYVEDRLDLNMDEFFEQANPGAQAQMIETMLESIRKDYWAASESTQQALIERYQQLVNQYDLVVDNEKLREFIGQQAAGFGLNLSLPAPEAPASVVAATQKVQGQQLQQVEASQTNNVDLVLLWQLLAALSVIVLGAAYQLYKEALRYKVFTVKPSATTRE, from the coding sequence ATGAAATTATTAAAAATGATGGCAATGCTCGTTGTTGCAGGATTCAGTTTTATGTTGGCGACGGATAGTGTTGCTGTTGGTGAAAAAGTATTGTTCGTTAGCGGTTCGCATAGCAACAAAGCCAAGGTTACCCTGCTAAAAGATATGGCCGAAAAACGGCAGTTTTTAATAGAGCAAATCAGTGAAAAAGCGCTCGCAGATAAGGCTGAATCCAGAGCGTTCCTAGAGGGGTATAACCTCGTTATTCTGGATGCCGTATCCGAAAGGACCAGTAAATCCACCTACCTAAAATATGCGCCACAGCTACAAAACCTTAAAGCGAAAGTTCTCGCTATTCGTGCCCCTGCGTTGACAGCACTGCGAGCCAATATAAGTGATACTCATGCGAGGCGATTATTTGACTACTATGATAACGGTGGTGTCGACAACTTCGAGCGCATGGTGGCGTATATTCGCCTTCGTATTTTCGATAGTTCTCAGGCGCGAGTTGAAGCGCCCATTATCTTTCCCTCCATGGGTATTTATCATCCCAACAGCCCGTCACTTATTTTTAATTCTCTCGTGGCCTACGAGGAATGGCAGGCCGCTCGTACGGTTAAGCGATCGTCAACTTCCCTGCGTGTCGGGGTAATGCTGCAGCGCTCGCTAATAGAGAGCGCGCAAACCGATGTTGTCGATGCAGCGATTGCTGCGCTGGAAGCAAAGGGCGCAATAGTTGTTCCGTTTTATTTTCAGCTGAGTCCGGTAGCGAAGGATTATCGCGATTTATTACAGGAAGATGGCAAAACCGTTGTGGATACCATTATCAACTTTCGTTCCATTCACTGGGCCAATAAGCGGAAAACGGAATTTGAAAATCTGGGCGTGCCTGTGGTGCAGGCGTTAACCTATTACGATGGTGATCAGAAAGCGTGGGAGAGCAGTCTCTCGGGTATTTCAGCGGGCATGATGGCGTTCACCCTTGTACTGCCCGAAACGGCGGGAGTTATTGATCCAACCATTATCGCGGCGATAGATCCATCTACACACAAAGCTCAGGTTATCGATTACCAGCTCGAACACTTGGTAAATCGTGTATTAAATTATGCTCGGTTGGCGCATCTGCCGAATAGTGAAAAAAAACTGACGGTTATGTTTTGGGGGGATCGCGATATGGGCGCTTCGTTCCTGAATGTGCCCGAAAGTCTCGGCGCTATTGGTAAAGAATTGAATCAGCACGGTTATAGGGTCTCTGCGGAGCCCAGTGAGTTTTATATTGAGCGGGTTAATCAAGTGCTCGATCCGTTTTACCGAGAATACCAGTTAGATAAATTACTGGAGCAGGATTTGGCCGATCTGTTCCCGGTAGCGATTTATAAAGAATGGTTGGCGACCCTACCCGGCGAAAGAGTTCAGTCGATTAATGATTTTTGGGGAGCGCCGGAAGATAACTTTATGGTTGTTGAGCGAAAGGGAGAGCGTTTTTTTGTTATTCCCCGTATTCGTAACGGCAATATGCTTATTATGCGTCAGCCACCGCGAAGTGATGATGCCGAGCAAGAGCTGGGCATGTACCACAAAACCACGATCCCAATGAATCATTACTATCTTGCTGCGTATTTTTATGCTCGTGAGGTGTGGAGCAGCGACGCTTTTATACACTTGGGAACTCATGGCTCGCAGGAATACCTACCCGGCAAGGAGCGCGGTTTGTCCCGTTACGACGGAGGTAATCTAGCCGTTGGTGATGTGCCGGTTATGTATCCGTTTATTGTTGACGATGTGGGCGAGGCGATGCAGACAAAACGGCGCGGAAATGCCGTCGTAATCAGCCATATGACCCCACCCTATGCTGCGGCGGGCTTGCAGGGCGTGACAGCAGATATTCACGAATTGATGCATGAATACAAAGCGTTGGATGAGGGCGGAGTAAAACAAAAAACCGCACAGCAAATTCAGCAGCTGTGTATCGAAAAAGATTTGTGTAAAGACTTCGGCTGGACAAGCGAGGATATTAGCGGTGATTTTAATGGCTTTCTAGAAACCTTACACAATTACCTAGCGGAACTGGCTGCGGAGAACCAGCCTCTGGGCTTGCACCGTTTTGGTCTGCTCGCAGAGCACCGTCTACAAGCATCGACTGTGGTGCAGATGCTGGGCCGCGAATTTCTTGAACTGGCCAACGAGTATGAAACTGAGTTAAGCGAAGATAGGGCCGGGCATGCGCACAGCGATACCTTAACCGATGAAAACCACGATGCAGTGTTTCAGTTATCGGATACACCTGTCGAAAATCTTCCTGGCTATTTTGTGGTCAGTGAATATGTGATGAACGGTGCCGCACTGGATGAGTTGCCCGAAGCGTTACAGCCACATATTGAGCGTGGCCGCGAATACTTTAGCAATATGCAGTCCATTCAGGAGTTGCCAAATTTGTTGCGGGGATTGTCGGGCAAGTATGTGCGGGTTAAAACCGGTGGAGACCCTGTTCGTCACCCGGAATCACTGCCAACGGGGTTTAATCTCTATGGTTTTGATCCGTCTCGGCTACCCACCAAAGCCGCCTTCGCTCAGGGTAAAGAATTGGTCGAGCAGGCGATTAACGACTATCGGCAAAAGCATGGGCGCTATCCAGATAAGTTAGCCTTTTCGCTGTGGTCCATTGAGGCTATGCGTCACTACGGCGTGCTGGAAAGCCAGGCACTCTATGCTATGGGGGTTGAGCCAGTATGGAGTGACGATGGGCGTGTGATCGATACGCAAATAATTGCTGCGGGCAAACTTAAGCGCCCCCGCGTAGATGTGGTGCTCTCTGCAACAGGGTTGTATCGCGATGCTTTCCCAAATGTTATGCAGCGATTGGCGAAAGCCATTCAACAAGTTGCGGAGTTAAAAGAAGAAGGGAATTCCCTTTGGGACAACAGCCAAAAAATTAAGTCGCAGTTATTAACCGAGGGTATCGACGAAGCGGAAGCTCAATATCTTTCGACCGTCCGTATTTTTTCCAACGCCTCGGGCGATTATGGCAGTGGCGTGGATGGTCCGATTTTTAACAGTGAGACCTGGGAGACCGATGCGAAAATCGCAGACACTTATCTGGGACGTATGGGGTATTACTTTGGTGCGGATAGCGGCCGCTGGGGCCAGCAGGCAGAAGGTCTGTACGGCAAGCAGTTGTCGGGTACCGATATTGCGCTATTTTCTCGGTCTTCCAATCTGTACGGCATGATTACCTCCGATGATCCCTTTGAATATTTTGGTTCTTTGGCGCTGGCCGTTCGCAACTTGGATGGGCAAAGCCCGGAAATGTTGATCAGTAATTTGCGCGACGTGAACAACAGCAAGCTGGAATCGGCCTCGACCTTTATGGCTAAGGAGCTGCGCAGCCGTAACTTTAACAGTCGCTGGATTTCTCAGATGCAAAAGGAAGGTTATAGCGGTGCTGTAGCAATGGCCTCCCATTTGGCAAACTTTTGGGGCTGGCAGGTGGTCGACCCCAATATTGTACGCGATGACCAGTGGCAGGATTTCTTTGAGATCTATGTTGAGGATCGCCTAGATCTAAATATGGATGAATTTTTTGAGCAGGCAAACCCCGGTGCTCAGGCCCAAATGATCGAAACCATGCTGGAATCTATTCGCAAGGACTATTGGGCTGCGAGCGAGAGTACCCAGCAGGCGCTGATCGAACGCTATCAACAGTTGGTGAATCAGTATGATTTGGTGGTGGATAACGAAAAGTTACGAGAATTTATTGGTCAGCAGGCAGCGGGTTTTGGTCTTAATTTGTCCCTGCCCGCGCCCGAAGCACCGGCATCTGTTGTGGCGGCAACCCAAAAAGTGCAGGGCCAGCAACTGCAGCAGGTGGAGGCGAGCCAGACCAACAATGTTGATCTGGTCCTCTTGTGGCAGCTATTGGCGGCGCTCTCTGTCATTGTGTTGGGTGCGGCTTATCAGCTGTACAAGGAGGCTCTGAGATACAAAGTTTTTACTGTTAAGCCGTCGGCAACCACTAGGGAGTAA
- a CDS encoding TonB-dependent receptor plug domain-containing protein, whose translation MSSISVYSKFVQPKQKGLWFFTLLLSLCSYRLEAQALQEEMVVTGSRMPKSLVDSSVSVVVMEGEQLRKVSSTTVAQALNFMPGVVVKRSVKDGYNIYMQGFDGDRVLVLADGQPLISPSGAAVDLDQISVADIKRIEVVRGAGSVLYGSSAMGGVVNIITTRGERSQLSLRSELASYDDRSAGDDFAQQYSLQGQLRHKQLFGSAQLQGITDPGLDYDSETIAEDSAKLEKQFARLAIGREFQSATVEYRAQYFSEEKTKNQFRIPGQDGLVYYLSDVEQWQHDIRLSSETTQKNPWQMNARRIDHDETSGSSNGLRAAEISFSELDSQKTWQGKNHELVAGMVLHRDSLDQLKLTEIPAQNTAELDNAQRSSVEKFAQLSWFSPANEVQVGARVQRDSDFGWHHAFRSSGLKTFKLSDRQQLQWRAGIGESYRVPTLKERFYFFDHSNLGYMVLGNEKLKPEAALSFNSTLTWDASFKEYSQSFRAEINGHYSDARDFIDTRYDSDSSGLSDIEIYRYHNIGQAELQGLDVSARYQISDWQIQFNYSYLDARDGDGQRLEDRPYHQIKANVAYQFPRWNLNGLLYVVHERDEQVSDGYLGVEQNQWSSWNVNLHQQIGRRFSWRTGIDNFFNQHKNPLAEGERLFDIRPVASRKIFVSIRFEFM comes from the coding sequence ATGTCGAGTATTTCTGTCTATTCTAAATTTGTCCAGCCTAAACAAAAGGGCTTATGGTTTTTTACTTTGTTGCTATCTCTTTGCTCGTATCGACTTGAGGCGCAGGCTCTTCAGGAGGAGATGGTTGTAACCGGCAGCCGGATGCCCAAAAGCCTAGTGGATTCTTCGGTAAGCGTCGTGGTTATGGAGGGAGAGCAGCTGCGTAAAGTGTCTTCGACCACTGTAGCTCAGGCACTGAATTTTATGCCTGGCGTTGTGGTGAAGCGCAGCGTGAAAGACGGCTACAACATCTACATGCAAGGTTTCGATGGTGATCGGGTGTTGGTTCTTGCTGATGGTCAACCGCTTATCAGTCCTTCGGGAGCCGCAGTGGATCTGGACCAGATTAGCGTTGCCGATATTAAGCGAATTGAAGTTGTGCGTGGGGCGGGATCTGTACTTTACGGATCGTCGGCCATGGGTGGGGTCGTTAATATTATCACCACACGTGGCGAGCGTTCGCAATTGAGCCTGCGGTCCGAGCTGGCCAGTTATGACGATCGGTCGGCTGGCGACGATTTTGCTCAACAGTACAGTTTGCAGGGGCAGTTGAGACATAAGCAGCTATTCGGCTCTGCACAGTTACAGGGAATTACTGACCCCGGATTGGATTACGATTCAGAAACCATTGCTGAGGATTCGGCAAAGCTGGAAAAACAGTTTGCCCGGCTCGCGATAGGGCGGGAGTTTCAATCGGCTACGGTAGAATATCGCGCGCAGTATTTCAGCGAAGAAAAAACCAAAAACCAATTTCGCATTCCCGGCCAGGATGGGCTGGTGTACTACCTATCTGATGTGGAACAGTGGCAGCACGATATTCGCTTAAGTAGTGAAACAACCCAAAAAAACCCATGGCAAATGAATGCGCGCCGAATCGACCACGATGAAACCAGTGGGAGTTCCAACGGTTTACGTGCAGCGGAAATCAGCTTTTCGGAGTTGGACAGCCAAAAAACATGGCAGGGGAAAAATCATGAGCTGGTTGCCGGTATGGTGTTGCACCGGGATTCTCTGGATCAGCTCAAGTTAACTGAGATACCTGCCCAGAACACAGCCGAATTAGATAATGCCCAGCGTTCCAGCGTTGAAAAGTTTGCGCAACTCAGTTGGTTTAGCCCGGCAAACGAGGTCCAAGTGGGGGCTCGCGTTCAGCGGGACAGTGATTTTGGCTGGCACCATGCGTTTCGATCAAGCGGCTTAAAAACCTTTAAATTAAGTGACCGGCAGCAATTGCAGTGGCGTGCGGGCATTGGTGAAAGTTACCGCGTTCCTACTCTTAAAGAGCGTTTCTATTTTTTTGACCACAGTAATCTGGGCTATATGGTTTTAGGTAATGAAAAGCTAAAGCCAGAAGCGGCCCTTTCCTTCAATTCAACGCTAACCTGGGATGCGAGTTTTAAAGAGTATTCTCAGAGTTTTCGCGCTGAAATCAATGGCCACTATTCAGATGCCCGCGACTTTATCGATACCCGATACGATTCGGATTCGTCTGGTCTTTCCGATATTGAAATTTACCGCTACCACAATATTGGACAGGCCGAGCTACAGGGGCTGGATGTATCGGCGCGCTACCAAATTTCGGATTGGCAGATTCAGTTTAACTACAGTTACCTGGATGCGCGAGACGGTGACGGTCAGCGGTTGGAAGATCGTCCCTATCATCAAATAAAGGCTAATGTCGCTTATCAATTTCCCCGTTGGAATCTAAATGGCTTGCTATACGTGGTGCATGAGCGCGACGAACAGGTTTCCGACGGGTATCTCGGTGTTGAGCAAAACCAGTGGAGCAGCTGGAATGTCAACCTTCATCAGCAAATCGGTCGTCGTTTTTCATGGCGTACCGGCATCGACAATTTTTTCAATCAACACAAAAATCCTCTGGCTGAAGGTGAACGTCTTTTTGATATTCGCCCGGTCGCTAGCCGAAAAATATTTGTAAGTATTCGTTTTGAATTTATGTAA
- a CDS encoding GspH/FimT family pseudopilin: MKPGFSTHLGGFTMLDLVVSMAIMAILVSVAAPSFDGYIRKNAVFSDRKLMNSALMSARYEAVARNKTITLCSTSTGTDCSGTWDDGWLIFLDDGTDGGTARDGDHNGDEPIIQASLYEGKNHFSVTDVSDNSALSYLSFNEYGRPAVDGNQVNRPILIQVCDRKNEDIYARGLMLIGTGRVLQTSDGDGDGIHESRFADSRNAISFSSALSCSP; encoded by the coding sequence ATGAAGCCAGGTTTTTCAACTCATTTAGGTGGGTTCACAATGCTGGATTTGGTGGTCTCCATGGCTATTATGGCTATTCTGGTTTCCGTCGCAGCACCTTCCTTCGATGGCTATATCCGTAAAAACGCGGTGTTTTCTGACCGCAAACTGATGAATAGCGCGCTGATGAGTGCTCGTTATGAAGCGGTTGCGCGCAATAAAACGATTACCCTCTGCTCCACCAGTACAGGAACGGATTGTAGTGGAACTTGGGACGATGGCTGGTTGATCTTCCTGGATGATGGTACCGACGGCGGTACTGCCAGAGATGGTGATCACAATGGCGATGAGCCCATTATTCAGGCCTCTCTGTACGAAGGGAAAAACCACTTTTCGGTGACTGATGTGAGCGATAACTCTGCTCTATCCTATCTCAGCTTTAATGAATATGGTCGCCCGGCCGTTGACGGTAATCAGGTTAATCGCCCCATTCTTATTCAAGTGTGCGATAGAAAAAACGAAGATATCTATGCGCGCGGCTTGATGCTAATTGGTACCGGCAGAGTATTGCAAACGAGCGATGGCGATGGCGATGGCATTCACGAGAGTCGCTTTGCCGACAGCCGCAACGCTATTTCGTTCTCATCGGCACTGAGTTGTAGCCCATGA
- a CDS encoding PilW family protein, whose protein sequence is MLQVIEQKMALKKQNGFSLIELLISLAIAGVILTGVVKIAFNAKRSSFDGEQLSFVQDNARFVLDQIKREVRMSGYTGCASVGSANVSNTIINNMSGFINLTESVQGFDGSVSNHPAIYAADVIANTDSFIVRFADASEEYIVRSHNTFSATFTLWSSEEAPTGSTMLVTDSSCREVGLFQVTGPGSDSTLLSHTADGTLNCTRVLRATSTNSVSCDMGCAVDSCNGNTEADFNSGSIIMPFRVYAYYIGESAIIDDMPALKRQVLTASGGSAVTETEEVATGVEDMQLLYGVDTDADGEANQYLTANLIVDWAAVVALRLTLVFRSDRDVYTSDQNVTIKLDGSDYQLSDDRLMRQVVTSTIKIRNN, encoded by the coding sequence ATGCTACAAGTAATCGAACAAAAAATGGCATTGAAAAAGCAAAACGGTTTTTCGCTTATCGAATTGCTAATTTCATTAGCGATTGCCGGGGTTATTCTCACCGGTGTAGTGAAAATAGCTTTTAATGCCAAGCGCTCATCCTTCGATGGTGAACAGCTATCGTTTGTACAGGACAATGCACGATTTGTATTGGACCAAATTAAACGCGAAGTACGTATGTCGGGATACACTGGTTGTGCCAGTGTTGGCTCAGCCAATGTGTCTAACACCATCATAAATAATATGAGTGGCTTTATTAACCTTACCGAAAGTGTGCAGGGTTTCGATGGTAGCGTGTCAAATCATCCTGCCATTTACGCAGCTGATGTTATAGCCAATACCGATTCTTTTATCGTACGTTTTGCTGACGCTTCCGAAGAATATATTGTGCGATCTCACAATACTTTCTCAGCAACTTTTACTTTGTGGAGTAGTGAGGAAGCGCCGACAGGTTCCACTATGTTAGTTACTGACTCCAGTTGTCGTGAAGTCGGGCTTTTTCAGGTGACCGGGCCAGGCAGTGATTCCACGTTACTATCCCATACTGCGGATGGTACGCTTAATTGCACGCGTGTTTTGCGCGCAACCTCAACTAACAGTGTTAGCTGTGATATGGGTTGTGCTGTCGATAGTTGCAATGGTAATACTGAAGCGGATTTTAATTCGGGCTCCATCATAATGCCATTTCGAGTCTACGCCTATTACATTGGTGAATCGGCCATCATTGATGATATGCCAGCCTTAAAACGGCAGGTATTAACTGCGAGCGGCGGCAGCGCTGTAACCGAAACAGAAGAGGTCGCAACGGGTGTAGAAGATATGCAGTTGCTCTATGGCGTTGACACCGATGCAGATGGTGAGGCCAACCAATATCTTACTGCAAACCTGATTGTCGATTGGGCAGCTGTTGTTGCATTGCGCTTGACACTAGTGTTTCGCTCCGATCGCGATGTATATACATCAGACCAAAATGTGACCATAAAATTGGATGGCAGTGATTATCAACTGTCAGACGATAGGCTTATGCGTCAGGTTGTGACCAGCACCATTAAAATTAGAAATAATTAA